In Streptomyces sp. NBC_00683, the DNA window CGGGACGGGGCCCGGGAGCGGCTCGCCCGGCTGACGGTTCTGGCGCAGGAGCTGACGGTGGAGTCGGCGCGGCTCGGTGAGGCGGTGGCTGGGCTCGCGCCGCAGACGTATGTGTCGCTGGGGGAGCGGGCCCAGCGGATCCTGGCGCTCGCCGAGGCCGAGGCGGAGGCGGCGCTGGGTGGGGCGGCCGAGGAGGCGCAGGTGCTGCGGGACGCGGCGGATGCGGCGGGCCGGGCGCTCCGTGAGGCGGCGCGTGAGGATGCGGCGGCTGTGCGGGCGGCTGCCGAGGCCGGTGCGCAGGAGGTGCTGGCCGGGGCGCGGGGGACGGCCGGGGGTCTTGCGGAGGATGCGCGCAAGGAGGCCGGTGAGGTGCGTGCGGTCGCGGAGGCGGCGATGGAGGAGACGCGTCGCCGTACCGCGGGTGTGCTGGCCCATCAGGAGCAGGAGCATGCCGAGCGGGGTAAGGCGGCCGAGGACGGGATCGCCGCGGCCGAGGCTGCCGCGGTGGCGTACGAGGCGGAGCTGACCGCGCGGGGCGAGGCGCTGCTCGCGGAGGCGCGTCGGGGGCTCTCGGAGACGGAGGAGGCTGTCCGGCACGGCCAGGAGGACGCCGATGCCCGGGCCGCGGAGTTGTTGTCCGCGGCCGGGGCGGTCCGGGAGCGTGTGGTCCGGGAGACGGAGCGGGTTCTGCGTGAGCACGAGGAGGGCTGCGAGGAGGTGCGGGCGCACATGGCGCACGTACGCAATTCGCTGGCGGCGCTCACCGGGCGTACGGCTCCTGCGGAGAACTGACCGGGCGGCTCGCGGGTGGGGCGCCGGCCAGGATCCAGGGTTCGACGGCCTCGTACTGGCGGCGCTGTTCGTTGTCGGTGCCCCGGCCGAGCACGGTTCCCAGCCAGCCGGCGAGGAATCCGAACGGGATGGAGACGAGCCCGGTCGTGGTGAACGGGAACCAGTTGATGTCGCGTCCGGGGAACACCGAACCGGGTGATCCGGAGACGAGGTTGGTGCCGGTGATGAGGACGAGGACGCAGGCGGTGCCGCCCAGGAGCGTGCAGAGCAGTCCGGTGCGGGTGAAGCGCCGCCAGAACATGCTGTAGACGAGTGCGGGGGCGATCGCCGACGCGCCGATGCAGAACGAGAGCGTGACGAGCGCCTGGACGTTCCAGTGCCGGGCGAGTACGGCGAGGACGACGGCGAGTGCTCCGACGCCGACGGCGGCCGCCTGCGCGGTGCCCATCTCGGTGCGGCCCGCGACGGGTTCCTTGCCCCGGTCGCGTATGCCGTGCAGTCCGTGGGCGAACAGGTCGTGGGCGAGGGAGTTGGCGCAGGCCAGGATCATTCCGGCGACGGAGGCGAGCAGGGTCAGGAAGATGGCCGTGGTCATGGTGGTGACGACGAGTGCCCCGATCGCGCCGCCGCCTGCGACGGCTCCGGCGACCTGGAGGATCGCGCTGTTGCCCTGGGCGCCGGCGGCGGTGATGCGGTCGTGTCCGACGAGTGCCGCGGCGCCGAAGCCGATGACCGCGAGCAGGAGGCAGAGTCCGACGACGACGCAGACCGCCCAGGACAG includes these proteins:
- a CDS encoding cellulose-binding protein, whose translation is MSGGPVSAHGFVGVRGRGYRPEQVDRTVAALSAERDGARERLARLTVLAQELTVESARLGEAVAGLAPQTYVSLGERAQRILALAEAEAEAALGGAAEEAQVLRDAADAAGRALREAAREDAAAVRAAAEAGAQEVLAGARGTAGGLAEDARKEAGEVRAVAEAAMEETRRRTAGVLAHQEQEHAERGKAAEDGIAAAEAAAVAYEAELTARGEALLAEARRGLSETEEAVRHGQEDADARAAELLSAAGAVRERVVRETERVLREHEEGCEEVRAHMAHVRNSLAALTGRTAPAEN